Sequence from the Tachyglossus aculeatus isolate mTacAcu1 chromosome 17, mTacAcu1.pri, whole genome shotgun sequence genome:
TTGTTAGGCTCTGAGGcctcagggtcatcatcatcatcaatcatcaatcgtatttattgagcgcttactatgtgcagagcactgtactaagcgcttgggaagtacaaattggcaacatatagagacagtccctacccaacagcgggctcacagtctaaaagggggagacagagaacaaaaccaaacatacgaacaaaataaaataaatagaacagatatgtataagtaaaataaataatagagtaataaatatgtacaaatatgcttgtccttcccgagcgcctagtccagtcctccgcacacagcaagcgctcaacaaatacgaccgaatgaaggcagatttgtatatatgtttgtacatatttaccactctatatctttattctatttgtacatatttattttattttgtcaatacgtttggttctgttgtgtcccgtgctctttccactagactgtgagcccactgttgggtagggcctgtctctagatgttgccaacttgtacttcccaagcgctcagtacagtgctctgcacacagtaagcgctcaataaatacgatcgattgattgattaggcctcgCTGAGCTTCGGAAGAGTTTCCTTTCTCACTGCAGAAAGTTGATGTCGTCCCCCCGCTCCCTGCCAGGGCTCTCTGGAGTTCTTGCAACTCCCGAAAGAGCTTGTTTTCTTTCCTCCATCCCCGCTCACACCCTCAGCACCACCCAAGCTTCACTGACTGCTCTCTTTGTCTGCGACACCCACTCACATTTGACAATCTCCTTATGCCTCCTGTTCCCCGGGGCTTCAGGGCTGGGCGTTTGTGTGCTTTGGAGCCCCACAGACTTTTGATTTGGCAAGAGATGTGCTACGGAACGAATAACAGTAACGCCACCATATGTAATAAATAAACATCATTTGATCATCATCGTTTGCTCCTCCGCGCAATGACTACGCTTTGGGGAAAAGCTCAAGACAGACCGGCGGGGCGGGCGGGACGTCTTCGGGATCGCCCCGTGGGTCCTACTGATACCGGCCGCATTTAGGCTAGATTCAACGTTTTACAGAAAATAGTTGGTTTTAATGAATCCAAAATAGAGTACATTTTTGTTCCCCCCAACAGccctacaggaaaaaaaaatcaacatgaaGTTTCCATTTATATATCACCACTGCAACTTCCCTTGAAGGCAACTCTTACAAATCCTAGCCGGCGTCCCGGAGGCAAGCTCGGTtcacgtctgtaatttatttatttgtattgacgtccgtctccccacctctagactgtgagtttgtccaGGCGGGGCATAGGTTGTAtgaaactctcccaagctcagcgctctgctaagcgctcaataaatacgactggatgaagccAACCGACTGGATGAAGGAATATTGGGATCGAGGGGGATTCCCAGCCCTGATTTCGTTAGTTTGACCCACCTGGGTAATCGGGTTCTTGTTTTCTAGAAACTAGCATTCGGCATATCCACCAGAGATCAGAGGAcaacgtttagaacaatgctacctggcgtgctttgcacatagtaagcgcttaataaatgccatcaaaaaaaaaaaaagtgctttctatgttcctaGTGCGAGGGCTACAGGATGACTGGACTAGACTCCCAATCCCCGTCCCAAAATAGGCTtcccatctaagagggagggagaacaggtattttatccccattttaccagggaGGAAGttgcggcccagagaagggaagtgactagcccaaggtcacacagtaagcaaatggcggagccggaattagaaggtGGGTTtcccgactcattcattcagtcgtatttattgagcgcttactgggtgcagagcactggactaagcgcttgggaagtacaagtcggcaacacagagagacggtccctacccaacaacgggctcacagtctatttgtacatatttatcctatttattttattttaatatgttttgttgtgttgtctgtctcccccttctaataataataatgatagcatttattaagcgcttactatgtgcaaagcactgttctaagcgctggggaagttccaaggtgatcgcagtcttaatccccattttccagatgagggaactgaggcacagagaagccaagtgcccaaggtcacccagctgacaagcggcggagccgggatttgaacccgtggcctctgactccaaagcctgggctctttccactgagccgcgctgcttctccctcaagaagctgcttctcccttctagactgtgagcccgctgtcgggtctctatatgttgccgacttggacttcccaagcgctcagtacgtgctctgcacgcagtaagcgctcaataaatacgactgaatgaatgaataatataataattacggcatttattaagcgcttactatgtgcgatgaatagacaacaaaacaaatcaagtggCCAGGTGTCAAGAGGTCAGAacataatagaattaaagctagtccCAAACCTGGACTGTTTCCGCGCCGCTGAATCCACACCGCTCTATCCCCTAAAAGAGTGTTCACTCCCTCTTTTTTTCCGCCCCGCAAAACAGCTCCGGCAGCGATTCCTGAGATTTCAGACGGAGGACCAAATCAACCCCAGCCCCTCTCCGGGGTCAGACGGGCTCCTTCCCGAGTCCTTCCAGCCCCCAAAATAGCCACACTTTGGTTCCTGCCCAAAGCAGAGTCTTTCATTCCCCCTTCACATtcagtatatatgcatatttgtacgtatttattactctatttattttacttgtacatatctactctatttattttataaatagaaggccctgctgagagctcacctcctccaggaggccttcccagactgagccccttccttcctctcccccttgtccccctctccatcccccccatcttacctccttcccttccccacagcacctgtatatatgtatatatgtttgtacatatttattactctatttatttgtttatttatttatttatttattttacttgtacatagctattctatttattttattttgttagtatgcttggttttgttctctgtctcccccttttagactgtgagcccactgttgggtagggaccgtctctatatgtcgccaactcggacttcccaagcgcttagtacagtgctctgcacacagtaagcgctcaataaatacgattgaatgaatgatgataaatgccattattactattactactacacttattattcctactatttggattttatttgtacatatttattctatttattttatcttgttaatatgttttgttttgttgtctgtctcccccttctagactgtgagcccgctgttgggtagggaccgtctctctatgttgccgacctgtacttcccaagcgcttagtgcagtgcttggcacaccgtaagcgctcaataaatacgattgaatgaatgaataatgataaatgccactattactattactactatgtttACTATTCCTACTATTtggattttatttgtacgtatttattctacttattttattttaatatgttttgttttgttgtctgtctcccccttctagactgcgagcccgctgttgggaagggcccgtctctctatgttgccgacttggacttcccaagtgcttagtgcagtgctctgcacaccgtaagtgctcaataaatacgactgaatgaatgaatgaaccatgatgCAGAACGTTTAGcgtccacacaaacacacagcgattcctcccctcttccacgCAGAACACGCCTGCCGGGCCTCCAAGGTATTCATCGGGAGACAGACACCATCTCTAGGGTAACGGGGAACGCGCCTGGGAATGCCGACCCAAATCCCACACCCCACGAGCCGGGATAacgaggggggaagagggggacagagatgggatcCGAGGAGGGGAAAAGCGAAGGGAAAACAGAACGGGAGGAAGGACGAGACCAGCTAACTGGGACAAAACCCGGCTAATTCACCAATTTACCATCATCACGCCGGAAGAGTCTTTAGCTGTGCTGTCTGAGCACCTTCTGGACGCAGAATGCCGAAGCGGTCGCCTAGTCTGGGCGTGAAAAACACACGATCCCAAAAGCCTGTAcccgtctgggcaagtcacaacttctctgtgcctcagttccctcatctgtaaaagggggatcggcTTTACGCGGGGCTCAGCGCTGTGCTCGGCATCTGGTCGGCAGTCGACACCCTAAACGGGCGGTCCGGATCCCCGCGGGCCCTGGAAAGCCACTCGCCAACCGCGGTAACTAAACCGGCTCGGGTGAGCTTCGACGTTCGCCCGGTGCCGCGAATGCCCGGgttagtgtcagtgaagtcagaTAAACAGACCGTCCCCCCGAGACGCAGGGGAGAACTCCGCGATGTCGACAACTCCCACGTCCGGCCCCCCGGACCCGGCCCGTCCGCCCCGGCGGGGCCCGAGCGACAGACGGAGCCCCGGTCCGGAGAGACGCGTACCCTCTCTGGTTTAATGGCCGTCACGCgtcccgggcgggcgggcggaggccCGCGGCCTTCACCCGGCCGACGAGGTCCCGGAACTCGAGGACGGCCCGCGCGAGGAGCCGGGGGTCCCGCTCCAGGTGTCCGAAGAGATTGAGGGGCCGGGCGCCGCGCAGGGCCTCGGGGACGGGGACCGTGAGGGGCAGGCGGTCGTTGCCCGTCCAGAAGTGCGGCAGGCGGCGCTCCCGCAGGCCGCGGGCCAGGCAGGAGAGGACGTCCCGCACCCGCTGGGACAGCAGCTCGGGCTTCCAGGCGGAcaggggcaggagcagcagcTGGTGCATGAGGGCCGTCTTCAAGTGGTAGGGCGTGAGgacgggcgggccgggccgggagccccccggcgGGTCCCGGAGCCAGTCGAGGACCTGCAGGCAGCGGAGGTGGCAGGACTCCGGCGGGGCGCAGCGGCCCACCAGCTTGAGGAAGATCTGCTCGCAGGCGGCGCAGGACTCGGGCCAGTCCAGCCCGCTCGGGGGCTCCGGCCCCTCCGCCGGCCCGTCCTCCCGGCTGGCCAGGTAGACCAGGGACTCGTCCCACTGCACGCCCAGGACCACGCTGACGTCCAGGCGGCGGCCCGAGCGGTAGCCCAGCCGCAGCCGGCAGCAGGTGGTCGGGGCCAGGACGCTGAGGCCGAAGTCGTACTTGTGGGCCACCCGGGCCCAGGCCTCAGCCACCAGGCGGCTGAACCAGCGCACGGTCTTCAGCCGGTCCAGGTGGCGGCCGCTGCAGAGGGTGGCCTCCAGCGGcgaggggcccggcccggcccccggccggtGCAGCAGGCACAGCACGTCCCCCGGGACCTCCCGGCGCTCGCACTGGCACTCCGGCCCCACGGCGACGCGGCCGGCGCCCGGCCGGACCCGCGGCTCCGGGACCAGGGCCCTGCCCGGCGGGGGCAGCAGGGGCACCAGCACCCGCAGCCGGGGCGGGCCCCGCAGGGGGCCCCACCGCTCGTaggccgcccccagccccaggcagTCCTCCAGCTGCAGGAGCGCTTCCCGGCCGGCCAGCCCCCGGCAGGCGTCCAGCAGGTCGTCCACGAAGCTCTCCACGAACTCGCAGGTGCCGGGCCGGACCCGGGAGGAGGCCTCGAGGCGCTGCTCCAGGAAGCCGGCCAGGGCCTCGCTGCTGGGCAAGTCCCCCAGCCAGCTGCCGAGGCCCTCGGGGAGCCTCGGctccgtcgccgccgccgcctcgacctcccctccccggccgtcgtcgtcgtcctcctcctccccgtcgtcCTCGTCGCTGCTGCCCGCGTCGAAGGACGCTCCGTGCTGCAGGTTCTGCCGCACGACCTCGAAGAGCAGGAAGAGGCCCAAGAGGCCCAGGTTCCCCAGGTTGCTCAGGATCCAGCCGGACACCTTCCCGGCCCGGTCACCCGTCCGGGGCGCCCGTCCGCCGGCACCGCCGCCATCCTTCCCGGGCATCCCCGGGGCACCTCCCGGCGGCGGAGGGAGCGGCCGCCGTCGCTCCTCGAACTCCCGCTCCAGCCGCCTCATCTCCCGGTTGCTCAACTTCTCCAGCCGGCGGCACCGGGCCAGGGTGTCCACGTCCAACCTGTCACTGACCATCAAGGGCCGCTGCACGATGGCCATCACGGCCAGGAACAGGAGGCCCACCAAAGCCATGGAGGCCGTCCGCATCTACGGCGGGGGGGAGTCGGTGCTGACCCCCGCGGCCTTCCCGCGGGGCGGGATCCGACCCGAGTGGCAGGGAGGGCCGGAAGAGAGCCGGGCCCGCCGGGAATCTGGGCTCCGGCCGTGCCGGGCCCGCGGATCCCCTACCACGGAGAGGCGGCGCGGCCCGGGATTCGCGACGCCCGGACTCGGGTCCCGTCTCCGCCTCTGGCCCGCCGGCCGACCCGGTGAGTCCCGGAGCCCCCCCGGGCCCGcctcttcacctgtaaaatggagccaaatcaatcaatcgtatttattgagcgcctaccgtgtgcagagcaccggaccgagcgcttgggaagtccaagtcggcgacatatggagacggtccctaccctaacagtgggctcaaaaaggACTCGCCAGGCCCTCCCTCGCCGAGCGGGCGCCGGGTCAGAACGAGACGCGTGGGACGAAGGCATCGGGGAAGACGCGCCACGCTTCCCGGGAGGCAACTCGGGAACGAGGAAGGCCCGCTTTAGCCCCGGGCGGCCGTCGGACACGCCGGGAGGCCCGTCCCCTGAGCGGGCCCGGAGAGACGGACCGCGCTACGGGGAGAAGGCCGACTTGGgccggggacgggaaggagggaaggaaggaaggaaggaaggagggagggctcaCTGATTCGTCGGGTGACCGAGGAGGAGGCCGAGTAGACGTGACTCCTTTCCCACGGGCGTTAGCCCCCGGCTTGGGGAGCCCGGCCACGGCACAAGCACCCCCTCGGTGGCCCAGACTGGCCCCCGACCACTGGCCGCACACTGTGACATCACAAGACGCCCCCAAGGCCGACCGCTCCCCACCTGGGGCACCGGGCCTCGGGATGACGGCGGGACCCCTCGGCCGTGGCGAAGGCGTCCCCTCCCCGGGGGGGCCCCGAGCCCCCCGCTCCCTCCAGCCGCCACCCCCACTTCAAggagtgggggaagcagcgtggctcagtggaaagagcccgggctttggagtcagaggtcacgggttcaaatctcggctccgccaactgtgactttgggcaagtcacttcacttctctgggcctcagttacctcatctggaaaatggggattgactgtaagccccccgtgggacaacctgatcaccttgcaacctccccagcgcttagaacagtggtttgcacgtagtaagtgcttaataaatgccattattaacaagtaccatcatcctcattattattagcacagtggttggcacatagtaggcgcttaacaagtaccatcatcctcattattattagcacagtggttggcacatagtaggcgcttaacaagtaccatcatccttattattattagcacagtggttggcacatagttacgcttaacaagtaccatcaccattattattatgagcgcagtggttggcacataggaagcgcttaacaagtaccatcgtcattattttgattagcacagtggttggcacatagtaagcgcttcatacacGCCGTGATTATCactgtggaggccttcccagactgagccccctcctttctctccccctcgtccccctctccatcccccccatcttacctccttcccttccccacagcacctgtatatatgtatatatgtttgtacctatttattactctatttatcttacttgtacatatctattctatttattttattttgttagtatgtttggttttgttccctgtctcccccttttagactgtgagcccactgtcgggtagggaccgtctctatatgttgccaatttgtacttcccaagcgcttagtacagtgctctgcacatagtaagcgctcaataaatacgattgattgatgaaggagtCGGGGGGCCGTCCCGCTGACCTCAGAGGGGCTCCCCCGGAGACCGTGCCTCCGATCCCGCGGGGAACTCGCCTTCCCTGGCAAACTGGCTCTTGCCGACGAAGCCGCGCGGCCTAGCGGGAAgatcccgggctcgggagtcggaggtcgtgggttctaatcccggctccgccgcttgtcagctgggtggcttcgggtgggtcgcttaacttctctgggcctcatctggaaaatggggatgaagactgtgagccccacgatgaCCTTGGGTCTACCCTGGCGTgtagaacagtactgggcacgtagtaagcgcttaacaggtgctaCTATTTGTAGTAtcggactatttatttatttattattactctatttatttattttacttgtacatatctattctatttattttattttgttagtatgtttggttttgttctctgtctcccccttttagactgtgagcccactgttgggtagggactgtctctatatgttgccaacttggacttcccaaggaattagtacagtgctctgcacacagtaagcgctcaataaatacgatcgatgatgatgatatttattgaggtcttgctATGTGCAGATATCTGCattatacacttgggagagtacaataaaactgagttggtagacatgttctctgtccacaataagtttatagtctaaagggagagacggacataaaTACACATAAtttaccatcttgtacttcccaagcgcttagtacagtgctctgcacacagtaagcgctcaataaatacgattgatgatgatatttattgaggtcttgctATGTGCAGATTTCTGCattatacacttgggagagtacaataaaactgagttggtagacacgttctctgtccacaataagtttatagtctaaagggagagacagacataaatacacataatttgccatcttgtacttcccaagcgcttagtacagtgctctgcacacagtaagcgctcaataaatacgattgatgatgatgatatttactgaggtctTGCTATGTGCAGATATCTGCattatacacttgggagagtacgataaaactgagttggtagacatgttctctgtccacaataagtttatagtctaaagggagagacagacataaatacacataatttaccaccttgtacttcccaagcgcttagtacagtgctctgcacacagtaagcgctcaataaatacgattgattgattgattgattgattggagtccagCCTGggatcctgttgttgggtggggaccatctctaggggaagcagcgtggctcagcggaaagagcccgggcttgggagtcagaagtcatgggttcgaatcccggctccgccacttgtcagccgggtgactttgggcaagtcacttcacttctctgggcctcagttccctcatctggaaaatggggattaagattgtgagccccacgtgggacaacctgatcaccttgtattcccccagcgcttagaacagtgcttggcatatagtaggcgcttaacaaataccaacattattattatcataagttgccgactcgtccttcccaagcgcttagtccagtgctctgcacactgtaagtgctccataaatacgatcgaatgaatattattatgatgatgatgatgattattcgcTCCGCGCGGGTGTCCCTGTGGCTCTGCGGATCCCTGGCAGGGCCAGGTGGCTGGAGGTTTGGGAATGTGGGATCCCACAACCCTGATcacccaaatcccggctctgccacttgtcagctgtgtgactttgggccagtcacttcacttctctgggcctcagtcacctcatctgtctaatggggatgaagaccgtgagccccacgagggacaacctgatcaccttgtaacctccccagtgcttagaacagtgctttgcacatagtaagcacttaataaatgccatcattattattattattgtatccccctcagtgcttagaacagtgctttgcacatagtaagcgcttaataaatgccatcgttatgactagaagcagtgtggctcagtggaaggagcgagggcttgggagtcagaggtcacggg
This genomic interval carries:
- the ITPRIPL1 gene encoding inositol 1,4,5-trisphosphate receptor-interacting protein-like 1, which encodes MRTASMALVGLLFLAVMAIVQRPLMVSDRLDVDTLARCRRLEKLSNREMRRLEREFEERRRPLPPPPGGAPGMPGKDGGGAGGRAPRTGDRAGKVSGWILSNLGNLGLLGLFLLFEVVRQNLQHGASFDAGSSDEDDGEEEDDDDGRGGEVEAAAATEPRLPEGLGSWLGDLPSSEALAGFLEQRLEASSRVRPGTCEFVESFVDDLLDACRGLAGREALLQLEDCLGLGAAYERWGPLRGPPRLRVLVPLLPPPGRALVPEPRVRPGAGRVAVGPECQCERREVPGDVLCLLHRPGAGPGPSPLEATLCSGRHLDRLKTVRWFSRLVAEAWARVAHKYDFGLSVLAPTTCCRLRLGYRSGRRLDVSVVLGVQWDESLVYLASREDGPAEGPEPPSGLDWPESCAACEQIFLKLVGRCAPPESCHLRCLQVLDWLRDPPGGSRPGPPVLTPYHLKTALMHQLLLLPLSAWKPELLSQRVRDVLSCLARGLRERRLPHFWTGNDRLPLTVPVPEALRGARPLNLFGHLERDPRLLARAVLEFRDLVGRVKAAGLRPPARDA